The following coding sequences are from one Pseudonocardia sp. HH130630-07 window:
- a CDS encoding polyprenyl synthetase family protein: protein MPNGSREPFRAPPYRREWSEMVVETRRARQRERERTRRGGSWPDEVRDRVHARVGETVRLRCAEHVHSMDGADFVAGVLTDFVGRGKYLRSMFGYLGWRAAAPDSPAALDAVAGLELLHAFALLQDDVMDGSATCRGRPTVHVQLADWHRGRGMSGCPDRFGESGAVLLGDLCLVWAEQAMRESGLPGAALDRGWPHYDAMRSELAVGQFADLLNEARRIPSLDEVMDVLRRKSGNYTVRRPLELGAALAGADAGLLALLGDYGTMIGEAFQMRDDVLGVFGSDATGKPTGDDLAARKATSLVVLARELAGPADRARLDALLHGSDAADGPVDVDDARVLVGATGAHRRIEELITTRVDGALRLVETAAADGRLADDVAGVLRAMAVRCAERVC, encoded by the coding sequence ATGCCCAACGGGTCACGGGAGCCGTTCCGTGCGCCCCCGTACCGGCGGGAGTGGTCGGAGATGGTCGTCGAGACGCGACGGGCCAGGCAGCGCGAGCGCGAACGGACACGGCGCGGGGGATCGTGGCCGGACGAGGTGCGCGACCGGGTGCACGCCCGGGTCGGGGAGACCGTGCGGCTGCGCTGCGCCGAACACGTGCACTCGATGGACGGCGCGGACTTCGTCGCCGGCGTGCTCACCGACTTCGTCGGACGGGGCAAGTACCTGCGGTCGATGTTCGGCTACCTGGGCTGGCGGGCCGCCGCGCCGGACTCCCCGGCCGCGCTCGACGCCGTCGCCGGGCTGGAGCTGCTGCACGCCTTCGCCCTGCTGCAGGACGACGTCATGGACGGTTCGGCCACCTGTCGCGGCCGGCCGACGGTGCACGTCCAGCTGGCCGACTGGCACCGCGGCCGGGGCATGTCCGGCTGCCCGGACCGCTTCGGGGAGTCCGGTGCGGTGCTGCTCGGTGATCTCTGCCTGGTGTGGGCCGAGCAGGCCATGCGGGAGAGCGGCCTGCCGGGCGCCGCCCTGGACCGTGGCTGGCCGCACTACGACGCGATGCGCTCCGAGCTCGCCGTCGGCCAGTTCGCCGACCTCCTCAACGAGGCCCGCCGGATTCCGTCGCTGGACGAGGTGATGGACGTGCTGCGGCGCAAGTCCGGCAACTACACCGTGCGCCGCCCGCTGGAACTGGGGGCCGCGCTGGCCGGAGCCGACGCCGGCCTGCTCGCCCTGCTGGGCGACTACGGCACGATGATCGGTGAGGCGTTCCAGATGCGCGACGACGTGCTCGGCGTGTTCGGGTCCGACGCCACCGGCAAGCCCACCGGCGACGACCTGGCCGCCCGGAAGGCGACCAGCCTCGTCGTGCTCGCCCGGGAGCTGGCCGGGCCCGCCGACCGCGCGCGGCTCGACGCGCTGCTGCACGGCAGCGACGCCGCCGACGGGCCGGTCGACGTCGACGACGCCCGGGTGCTGGTCGGCGCCACCGGGGCACACCGCCGGATCGAGGAGCTGATCACCACCCGGGTGGACGGCGCGTTGCGGCTGGTCGAGACGGCGGCCGCGGACGGTCGGCTGGCCGACGACGTCGCCGGCGTCCTGCGCGCGATGGCCGTGCGCTGCGCCGAGCGGGTCTGCTGA
- a CDS encoding class I SAM-dependent methyltransferase, with product MVDVPAPVPSRATAVGPAGLPRTEVPAHFDEGAGDYDRLVGRNPGYHRHLRASAARMRLPHDGAGLRLLDAGCGTGASTAALLGVAPRAEIVAIDASAGMLERARTKPWPGSVRFVHTTEEAMADAGVTGPFDGILAAYLLRNLTDPDAALRRFRERLRPGGTLALHEYSVADSPRARAVWHAVCWGIIVPLGRVTTGETALYRHLWRSVNTFDGIGALRDRVRGAGFDAVHSETMTGWQNGVVHTVLGNRP from the coding sequence ATGGTCGACGTCCCCGCTCCCGTCCCGTCCCGTGCCACCGCCGTCGGCCCGGCCGGGCTGCCCCGTACCGAGGTCCCGGCGCACTTCGACGAGGGTGCCGGTGACTACGACCGGCTGGTCGGGCGCAACCCCGGGTACCACCGGCACCTGCGTGCCTCGGCGGCCCGGATGCGGCTCCCCCACGACGGCGCCGGTCTGCGGCTGCTCGACGCGGGCTGCGGCACCGGCGCGTCCACCGCGGCGCTGCTCGGCGTCGCTCCGCGGGCCGAGATCGTCGCGATCGACGCCTCGGCCGGGATGCTGGAGCGGGCCCGGACCAAGCCGTGGCCGGGCTCGGTGCGGTTCGTCCACACGACCGAGGAGGCGATGGCCGACGCCGGCGTGACCGGCCCGTTCGACGGCATCCTCGCGGCCTACCTGCTGCGCAACCTCACCGATCCGGACGCCGCGCTGCGCCGCTTCCGCGAGCGACTGCGCCCGGGCGGGACGCTGGCCCTGCACGAGTACTCGGTGGCCGACTCGCCACGGGCCCGGGCGGTGTGGCACGCCGTGTGCTGGGGGATCATCGTGCCGCTGGGCCGGGTGACCACCGGTGAGACCGCGCTCTACCGGCACCTGTGGCGCAGCGTGAACACCTTCGACGGCATCGGCGCGCTGCGCGACCGGGTGCGCGGCGCCGGCTTCGACGCCGTGCACTCCGAGACGATGACCGGCTGGCAGAACGGCGTCGTGCACACCGTGCTGGGGAACCGGCCGTGA
- a CDS encoding FAD-dependent oxidoreductase → MSVRPVDPRRVLHPAAGGPGDAGVLGRRPRVAVVGGGIAGLAAATGLAERGVAVELLEREPYLGGRVGGWTAELPDGSPVSMSRGFHAFFRQYYNLRALLRRADPGLEHLVAVEDYPLLDADGHRDTFRGLPRTPPWNAVAFALRSPTFRPADLLRLDAVAAAPLADVSVPGIYDELDHVDAESYLTSINFPPAARHLAFEVFSRSFFAPPSQMSAAELATMFHIYFLGSSEGLMFDVADDGFDRALWEPLRHYLTTRGVTFRTGVIVSSVERDVASGRFHVNHSSGGTTEVDAVVLATDVGGLRKIVSASGGLGTPEGLDRWRADVAALGSAPPFLVQRLWLDRPVRADRPPFLGTGGLDPLDNISVPSRYEHDAKAWAARTGGSVVELHAYAATGGGDAAPPELRRRCLARLHEIYPETAAAGTVGELVEWRADCPMFGVGDFARRPGVGTPVDGLVLAGDGIRIDLPVALMERAASTGWQAANRLLAGWRLAGHPLETVPTTGRLRPLRRAARHATRSRPRGVPS, encoded by the coding sequence GTGAGCGTCCGGCCGGTCGACCCGCGCCGGGTCCTCCACCCGGCGGCCGGGGGTCCCGGTGACGCCGGCGTCCTCGGGCGGCGCCCGCGGGTCGCCGTGGTCGGCGGCGGGATCGCCGGGCTGGCCGCCGCGACCGGGCTGGCCGAGCGCGGTGTCGCCGTCGAGCTCCTCGAACGCGAGCCGTACCTCGGTGGCCGGGTCGGCGGGTGGACGGCGGAGCTGCCGGACGGCAGCCCGGTCTCGATGAGCCGCGGCTTCCACGCGTTCTTCCGGCAGTACTACAACCTGCGCGCCCTGTTGCGCCGCGCCGACCCGGGCCTGGAGCACCTCGTCGCGGTGGAGGACTACCCGCTGCTCGACGCCGACGGGCACCGGGACACCTTCCGCGGGCTCCCCCGCACCCCGCCCTGGAACGCGGTCGCGTTCGCGTTGCGCAGCCCGACCTTCCGCCCGGCCGACCTGCTGCGGCTCGACGCCGTGGCCGCCGCGCCGCTGGCCGACGTCTCGGTCCCGGGGATCTACGACGAGCTCGACCACGTCGACGCCGAGAGCTACCTGACCTCGATCAACTTCCCGCCCGCCGCCCGGCACCTGGCGTTCGAGGTGTTCTCCCGCAGCTTCTTCGCGCCGCCGTCGCAGATGTCGGCGGCCGAGCTGGCGACGATGTTCCACATCTACTTCCTCGGGTCCTCCGAGGGGCTGATGTTCGACGTCGCCGACGACGGGTTCGACCGCGCGCTGTGGGAACCGTTGCGGCACTACCTCACCACCCGTGGGGTGACGTTCCGGACCGGTGTCATCGTGTCGTCGGTCGAGCGTGACGTCGCGAGTGGACGGTTCCACGTGAATCATTCGTCCGGCGGTACCACCGAGGTGGACGCGGTCGTGCTGGCCACCGACGTCGGTGGCCTGCGGAAGATCGTCTCGGCGTCCGGCGGGCTCGGCACCCCGGAGGGCCTGGACCGCTGGCGGGCCGACGTCGCCGCCCTCGGGAGCGCACCGCCGTTCCTCGTGCAGCGGCTCTGGCTCGACCGGCCGGTGCGTGCGGACCGGCCGCCGTTCCTCGGGACCGGCGGGCTCGACCCGCTGGACAACATCTCGGTGCCGTCCCGCTACGAGCACGACGCGAAGGCCTGGGCCGCGCGGACCGGCGGCTCCGTCGTCGAGCTGCACGCCTACGCCGCGACCGGCGGCGGGGACGCCGCGCCCCCCGAGCTGCGCCGGCGCTGCCTGGCGCGGCTGCACGAGATCTACCCGGAGACCGCGGCCGCCGGGACCGTCGGCGAGCTGGTCGAGTGGCGCGCGGACTGCCCGATGTTCGGCGTCGGCGACTTCGCCCGGCGCCCCGGCGTCGGCACGCCCGTCGACGGCCTGGTGCTCGCCGGCGACGGGATCCGGATCGACCTCCCGGTGGCGTTGATGGAACGCGCCGCCAGCACCGGATGGCAGGCGGCCAACCGGTTGCTCGCCGGCTGGCGGCTCGCCGGGCATCCGCTCGAGACCGTCCCGACCACGGGACGGCTCCGTCCCCTGCGTCGCGCCGCCCGGCACGCGACGCGCTCCCGACCACGAGGTGTCCCGTCATGA